From a region of the Corallococcus coralloides DSM 2259 genome:
- a CDS encoding adenylate/guanylate cyclase domain-containing protein, producing the protein MNQAPAPFPPRSGSHPRGPHLTGRFADGTLGEFPLGPTTSLGRHPSNTLRLVDREVSKEHATIEKVGRDFVLRDLNSSNGTFVNGRRVTGEMRLKDGDEIALGSSRLVFHSGEAAPGGANPPTLPGVTVVANAVSMPAFLAQMDQVPQNFRPADQVTDTAALRRDYEKLRIVHEFHRQVSLKGTQDDLFEQILKVAFELLAADHGVILKVGPQGEFIPAAVHHRQGKQVNVMLSDTVLKRVVETGKAVLTADAIIDERFSAAESIVAQGIRSAMAVPLLVNGDIMAVLFLDSRQQINAFSEKDLTILSGIAAQAGIALENAALAEQIRNEAVTRAELSRFLSKAVADAVINGGTEDLRQSRLAEVSCLFADIRGFTTLAESDSPQEVVSMLNSFFSAMADVVFRYEGNLDKFIGDCVMAVWGPPSSHPDDPARALRAALEMQDAVTELNRQRVLDGKKPIEVGIGVNTGQAVVGYMGSAERHEFTAIGDTVNTASRLCGIAKSGEVLASEATVRKSGPGFDVEELPVLQVKGKEKGVQTFRVHGAELTTSTSRKVR; encoded by the coding sequence GTGAACCAGGCACCCGCCCCATTCCCGCCCAGGTCCGGGTCGCACCCGCGCGGGCCGCACCTGACGGGGCGGTTCGCGGACGGGACGCTGGGGGAGTTTCCCCTGGGCCCCACCACGTCGCTCGGCCGCCATCCGTCCAACACGCTGCGGCTGGTGGACCGCGAGGTCTCCAAGGAGCACGCCACCATCGAGAAGGTGGGGCGCGACTTCGTGCTGCGCGACCTGAACTCGTCCAACGGCACCTTCGTCAACGGGCGCCGGGTGACGGGGGAGATGCGCCTGAAGGACGGGGATGAGATCGCCCTGGGCTCCTCGCGGCTCGTCTTCCACAGCGGCGAGGCCGCGCCCGGCGGAGCCAACCCGCCCACGCTGCCGGGCGTGACGGTGGTGGCCAACGCCGTGTCCATGCCGGCCTTCCTGGCGCAGATGGACCAGGTGCCGCAGAACTTCCGTCCGGCCGACCAGGTGACGGACACCGCCGCGCTGCGCCGGGACTACGAGAAGCTGCGCATCGTCCACGAGTTCCACCGGCAGGTGAGCCTCAAGGGCACCCAGGATGATCTGTTCGAACAGATCCTGAAGGTCGCCTTCGAGCTGCTCGCGGCCGACCACGGCGTCATCCTGAAGGTGGGCCCGCAGGGGGAGTTCATCCCGGCCGCGGTGCACCACCGGCAGGGCAAGCAGGTGAACGTCATGCTGTCGGACACCGTGCTCAAGCGCGTGGTGGAGACGGGCAAGGCGGTGCTCACGGCGGACGCCATCATCGACGAGCGCTTCTCCGCCGCGGAGAGCATCGTGGCGCAGGGCATCCGCTCCGCCATGGCCGTGCCGCTGCTCGTCAATGGCGACATCATGGCGGTGCTGTTCCTGGACAGCCGCCAGCAGATCAACGCCTTCTCGGAGAAGGACCTGACCATCCTCTCTGGCATCGCCGCGCAGGCGGGCATCGCGCTGGAGAACGCGGCCCTGGCGGAGCAGATCCGCAACGAGGCGGTGACGCGCGCGGAACTGTCGCGCTTCCTGTCCAAGGCCGTGGCGGACGCGGTGATCAACGGCGGCACGGAGGACCTGCGCCAGAGCCGGCTCGCGGAGGTGAGCTGCCTGTTCGCGGACATCCGTGGCTTCACCACCCTGGCGGAGAGCGACTCGCCGCAGGAGGTGGTGTCCATGCTCAACAGCTTCTTCAGCGCCATGGCGGACGTGGTGTTCCGCTACGAGGGCAACCTGGACAAGTTCATCGGGGACTGCGTGATGGCGGTGTGGGGGCCGCCGTCGTCGCACCCGGATGATCCGGCCCGGGCCCTGCGCGCCGCGCTGGAGATGCAGGACGCCGTCACGGAGCTCAACCGGCAGCGCGTGCTGGACGGCAAGAAGCCCATCGAGGTGGGCATTGGCGTGAACACCGGCCAGGCCGTCGTGGGCTACATGGGCAGCGCGGAGCGGCACGAGTTCACCGCCATTGGCGACACCGTGAACACCGCGTCGCGGCTGTGCGGCATCGCGAAGAGCGGCGAGGTGCTGGCGTCGGAGGCCACGGTGCGCAAGTCCGGGCCGGGCTTCGACGTGGAGGAGCTGCCGGTGCTGCAGGTGAAGGGCAAGGAGAAGGGCGTGCAGACCTTCCGCGTCCACGGCGCGGAGCTGACCACTTCCACCTCCCGCAAGGTGCGCTGA
- a CDS encoding serine/threonine-protein kinase, translating into MTTTQSCPNCGTVHDTRVYVSGQKVTCRCGIRFEVRRADVSGIHRPAEPSGIRPADKGHDEAGIAVTFTPRTADDPPESKSPSAAPGVGAGRMDSVGQEMRAGSVPGGNEMNIPRPDGVGKADEGEVPAGVVPASAEGRDAPSSGVALPAADPSAPELISATLVRAESLGVKAPRAPVNTGIRDIENAETMLTGQKPQLPGLELLEVLGRGGMGEVWLARQRSLGRTVAVKVLPPRLAKDEEFVSRFDKEATALAALSHPNIVQIIDRGVQGEHYYFVMEYVEGQSLRHALSGRDPLTPSQALKVLLQVARAVECAHAKNIIHRDLKPENILLDGRLHAKVADFGLAGIREPDSEKQLTATAVAMGTLNYMAPEQRRDAKNVDGRADLFSLGVMMYEALTGELPVGRFKLPSERVRGLDPRLDPVVECLLETDREARYANATEVCEALEALVSASSSPHVVAPASALARAQPSHVAPMKSPTPAETAVLEALHAGWGRVRTGLSVVGGLAVLGFAVRAFVGFGSLTATPIVSDPVPPVMHFPANTEGEVFSGLKLTPPAAGSASATLELGFEQGEEEINVHSGTWTMDQGELRVVQAGREADGKLVPRAYLAHRYFTSDDFTAEVLMDVNPLGKQWSVEEDGQHFGELAFRIRDVQVSVFAIPDAGMRLSWRYFSPDDGHEVVGNSAEDTKNLVQDEMPVPKTGPFLVKLQLKRQKSGVRVDAFLNKKLFASKVLPGFEGRVGKLALGCRNLECTFDDLKVVGPLQERPVRRVAPE; encoded by the coding sequence ATGACGACGACCCAGTCGTGCCCCAACTGCGGCACGGTGCACGACACCCGGGTGTACGTGAGCGGCCAGAAGGTGACGTGCCGCTGCGGCATCCGCTTCGAGGTGCGGCGCGCGGACGTGTCCGGCATCCATCGCCCGGCCGAGCCGTCGGGCATCCGTCCGGCCGACAAGGGCCACGACGAAGCAGGCATCGCGGTGACGTTCACGCCGCGCACGGCGGATGATCCGCCAGAATCGAAGTCACCTTCCGCGGCTCCGGGTGTTGGAGCGGGCAGGATGGACTCGGTGGGACAGGAGATGAGGGCCGGCTCCGTCCCAGGGGGCAACGAGATGAACATCCCGCGACCGGATGGCGTGGGGAAGGCGGACGAGGGTGAGGTTCCCGCGGGGGTGGTGCCTGCCTCCGCGGAGGGCCGCGACGCGCCTTCGTCCGGAGTGGCATTGCCCGCGGCCGACCCTTCGGCTCCGGAGCTGATCAGTGCCACGCTGGTGCGCGCGGAGTCGCTGGGGGTGAAGGCCCCGCGCGCGCCGGTGAACACGGGCATCCGCGACATCGAGAACGCGGAGACGATGCTGACGGGCCAGAAGCCCCAGCTGCCGGGCCTGGAGCTCCTGGAGGTGCTGGGGCGCGGCGGCATGGGCGAGGTGTGGCTCGCGCGCCAGCGCTCCCTGGGCCGCACGGTGGCGGTGAAGGTGCTGCCGCCCCGGCTGGCGAAGGACGAGGAGTTCGTGTCGCGCTTCGACAAGGAAGCGACGGCGCTCGCGGCCCTGAGCCACCCGAACATCGTGCAGATCATCGACCGGGGCGTGCAGGGCGAGCACTACTACTTCGTCATGGAGTACGTGGAGGGCCAGTCGCTGCGCCACGCGCTGAGCGGCAGGGATCCGCTCACGCCCTCGCAGGCGCTGAAGGTGCTGCTCCAGGTGGCGCGCGCCGTGGAGTGCGCGCACGCCAAGAACATCATCCACCGCGACCTGAAGCCGGAGAACATCCTGCTGGATGGGCGGCTGCACGCGAAGGTGGCGGACTTCGGCCTGGCCGGCATCCGCGAGCCGGATTCGGAGAAGCAGCTCACCGCGACCGCGGTGGCCATGGGCACGCTCAACTACATGGCCCCGGAGCAGCGCCGGGACGCGAAGAACGTGGACGGCAGGGCGGACCTCTTCTCCCTGGGCGTGATGATGTACGAGGCGCTCACGGGCGAGCTGCCCGTGGGCCGCTTCAAGCTGCCGTCCGAGCGCGTGCGCGGCCTGGACCCGCGCCTGGATCCGGTGGTGGAGTGCCTGCTGGAGACGGACCGCGAGGCCCGCTACGCCAACGCCACGGAGGTCTGCGAGGCGCTGGAAGCGCTGGTGTCGGCCTCGTCGTCGCCGCACGTGGTGGCGCCCGCGTCGGCGCTGGCGCGCGCGCAGCCCTCGCACGTGGCTCCGATGAAGTCCCCGACGCCCGCGGAGACCGCCGTGCTGGAGGCGCTCCACGCGGGCTGGGGCCGGGTGCGCACCGGCCTGTCCGTGGTGGGCGGCCTGGCCGTGCTCGGCTTCGCGGTGCGCGCCTTCGTGGGCTTCGGGAGCCTGACCGCCACGCCGATCGTCTCGGATCCGGTCCCTCCGGTCATGCACTTCCCGGCCAACACGGAAGGGGAGGTGTTCTCCGGCCTGAAGCTCACGCCGCCCGCGGCCGGCTCGGCCAGCGCCACCCTGGAGCTGGGCTTCGAGCAGGGCGAGGAGGAGATCAACGTCCACAGCGGCACGTGGACCATGGACCAGGGCGAGCTGCGCGTCGTGCAGGCCGGACGGGAGGCGGACGGCAAGCTGGTGCCGCGCGCGTACCTGGCGCACCGCTACTTCACGAGCGACGACTTCACGGCCGAAGTGCTGATGGACGTGAACCCGCTGGGGAAGCAGTGGTCGGTGGAGGAGGACGGGCAGCACTTCGGCGAGCTGGCGTTCCGCATCCGCGACGTGCAGGTGTCCGTCTTCGCCATCCCCGACGCGGGCATGCGCCTGTCGTGGCGCTACTTCTCCCCGGACGACGGGCATGAAGTGGTGGGCAACAGCGCGGAGGACACCAAGAACCTGGTCCAGGACGAGATGCCGGTGCCCAAGACGGGCCCCTTCCTGGTGAAGCTCCAGCTCAAGCGGCAGAAGAGCGGCGTGCGGGTGGACGCCTTCCTCAACAAGAAGCTCTTCGCCTCCAAGGTGCTGCCGGGCTTCGAGGGCCGCGTGGGCAAGCTGGCCCTGGGCTGCCGCAACCTCGAGTGCACCTTCGATGACCTGAAGGTCGTGGGGCCGCTGCAGGAGCGCCCCGTGCGCCGCGTCGCCCCCGAGTAG
- a CDS encoding DUF4215 domain-containing protein: MLKHSPPFPRLASVLLASLLLTLTGCPDNGETDNDGGTSVTDGGNTDGGDTLPDGGSYDPGPKVCGDGKVQKGEVCDDANTVSGDGCTFDCQEVEVGFECPSWGRPCVVATACGNGIVEEGEKCDDRNRESNDGCSADCSTVETGWTCPFQGQRCRAAECGDKIIAGEEECEDGNLNNGDGCSKTCRLEPGYKCDAINQPCTKTKCGDGKKEGTEQCDDGNHDMGDGCSPLCVLEPSCKNGVCASRCGDGVILPGDTTEECDDGNTRSNDGCSSECKLENGFACRNVQDTAPASVEIPVVYRDFRGKGQPVGGKYPAAIHPDFDDKNGREEFITGKVYEGKLNAKGKPTYAKEGVTSATTSGATNFNQWYTDVEGINITEVSTLKLDRVGTTGAIYRFDNPNFFPLDKSGWVGLGLENLGANNHNFSFTSETRYWFQFEGNELLEFNGDDDVWVYIDGTLALDLGGVHGALDGSVNLANATTVSNLKLQKGKIYEVVVFQAERHQSASSYKLTLTNFRTERTTCESTCGDKKIDPGETCDNGSENGPGYGKCSLTCIWNARCGDGITQYNFGETCDDGNTNNNDSCPNNCVIDPG; encoded by the coding sequence ATGCTGAAACATTCCCCCCCGTTCCCCCGACTCGCGAGCGTCCTGCTCGCTTCCCTCCTCCTCACCCTCACAGGCTGTCCGGACAACGGTGAAACGGACAACGACGGCGGCACGAGCGTCACGGACGGTGGCAACACCGACGGTGGCGACACGTTGCCCGACGGCGGTTCGTATGACCCGGGCCCCAAGGTCTGTGGCGACGGCAAGGTCCAGAAGGGCGAAGTCTGTGACGACGCCAACACCGTGAGCGGCGACGGCTGCACGTTCGACTGCCAGGAGGTGGAGGTCGGCTTCGAGTGTCCCAGCTGGGGCCGGCCCTGCGTCGTGGCGACGGCGTGCGGCAACGGCATCGTGGAGGAAGGCGAGAAGTGCGACGACCGCAACCGGGAGTCCAACGACGGCTGCTCGGCGGACTGCTCCACCGTGGAGACCGGTTGGACCTGCCCCTTCCAGGGCCAGCGCTGCCGCGCGGCCGAGTGCGGTGACAAGATCATCGCCGGCGAGGAGGAGTGCGAGGACGGCAACCTCAACAACGGCGACGGCTGCAGCAAGACCTGCCGCCTGGAGCCGGGCTACAAGTGCGATGCCATCAACCAGCCGTGCACGAAGACGAAGTGCGGCGACGGCAAGAAGGAAGGCACCGAGCAGTGCGACGACGGCAACCACGACATGGGCGATGGCTGCTCGCCGCTGTGCGTGCTGGAGCCCAGCTGCAAGAACGGCGTCTGCGCGTCGCGCTGCGGCGACGGCGTCATCCTCCCCGGTGACACCACCGAGGAGTGCGACGACGGCAACACGCGCAGCAACGACGGCTGCTCGTCCGAGTGCAAGCTGGAGAACGGCTTCGCGTGCCGCAACGTCCAGGACACCGCGCCGGCCTCGGTGGAGATCCCGGTCGTCTACCGCGACTTCCGCGGCAAGGGACAGCCCGTGGGCGGCAAGTACCCGGCCGCCATCCACCCGGACTTCGACGACAAGAATGGCAGGGAAGAGTTCATCACGGGCAAGGTCTACGAGGGCAAGCTGAACGCCAAGGGGAAGCCGACCTACGCCAAGGAGGGCGTGACCTCCGCGACCACCAGCGGCGCGACGAACTTCAACCAGTGGTACACCGACGTGGAGGGCATCAACATCACGGAGGTCAGCACGCTGAAGCTGGACCGGGTGGGCACCACCGGCGCCATCTACCGGTTCGACAACCCGAATTTCTTCCCGCTCGACAAGAGCGGCTGGGTGGGATTGGGCCTGGAGAACCTCGGCGCCAACAACCACAACTTCAGCTTCACCAGCGAGACGCGCTACTGGTTCCAGTTCGAGGGCAACGAGCTGCTGGAGTTCAACGGTGACGACGACGTCTGGGTGTACATCGACGGCACGCTCGCCCTGGACCTGGGTGGCGTCCACGGTGCGCTCGACGGCTCGGTGAACCTGGCCAACGCCACCACCGTGTCCAACCTGAAGCTGCAGAAGGGCAAGATCTACGAGGTCGTCGTGTTCCAGGCGGAGCGCCACCAGAGCGCGTCGTCGTACAAGCTGACCCTGACCAACTTCCGGACCGAGCGCACCACGTGCGAATCCACCTGCGGCGACAAGAAGATTGATCCGGGCGAGACGTGCGACAACGGCAGCGAGAACGGCCCGGGCTACGGCAAGTGCAGCCTCACCTGCATCTGGAACGCCCGCTGCGGCGACGGCATCACCCAGTACAACTTCGGCGAGACCTGCGACGACGGCAACACCAACAACAACGACAGCTGCCCGAACAACTGCGTGATCGATCCGGGGTAG
- a CDS encoding sugar porter family MFS transporter codes for MADVIDASVSRRPPADRETRTGRVIGISVVAALGGFLFGFDTAVINGTVAALKAEFAASSLGLGLAVSSALVGSAAGAFAAGPFADRYGRRRAMMLAAALFIISAIGSGLAFSLWDLSFWRLVGGLGVGFASVVAPTYIAEVAPAYLRGRLASLQQLAIVTGIFVALLGDFAIALYAGSASNPTWLGLTAWRWMFFSGLPPALLYGIGAVFISESPRFLVAKGREQEALGVLRDIEGDAAPSKVVEIRRSLRTNYTPHLADLKGGRFGFLPIVWVGIVLAMLQQFVGINVIFYYSSVLWQAVGFSEHNSLAITVITSVTNILTTLVAIAFVDRVGRKPLLIIGSVGMALTLGLMAYLFGTAPLDAAGKPVLQGAAGTTALIAANLYVVFFGFSWGPVVWVLLGEMFPNSIRALALSIAAMAQWLANFLVSATFPSLQAMGLGWAYGLYAAAAVFSVFFAAKFIRETKGRELEQM; via the coding sequence ATGGCGGATGTCATCGATGCCTCGGTGAGCAGGCGGCCTCCGGCGGATCGGGAGACACGGACCGGCAGGGTCATTGGCATCTCCGTGGTGGCCGCCCTGGGCGGGTTTCTCTTCGGCTTCGACACCGCCGTCATCAACGGCACCGTCGCCGCCCTGAAGGCCGAGTTCGCCGCGAGCAGCCTGGGCCTGGGGCTGGCGGTGTCCTCCGCGCTCGTCGGCTCGGCCGCGGGCGCCTTCGCCGCGGGGCCCTTCGCGGACCGCTACGGCCGCCGGCGCGCGATGATGCTCGCGGCGGCCCTGTTCATCATCAGCGCCATCGGGTCGGGGCTCGCGTTCTCCCTGTGGGACCTGAGCTTCTGGCGGCTGGTGGGCGGGCTGGGGGTGGGCTTCGCCAGCGTCGTGGCGCCCACGTACATCGCGGAGGTCGCTCCGGCGTACCTGCGCGGCCGCCTGGCGTCCCTGCAACAACTGGCCATCGTGACCGGCATCTTCGTGGCCCTGCTGGGGGACTTCGCCATCGCGCTCTACGCGGGCTCCGCCTCCAATCCCACCTGGCTCGGCCTCACCGCGTGGCGGTGGATGTTCTTCAGCGGCCTGCCACCCGCGCTCCTCTACGGCATCGGCGCCGTCTTCATCTCGGAGTCCCCGCGCTTCCTCGTCGCGAAGGGGCGTGAGCAGGAGGCGCTGGGCGTGCTGCGCGACATCGAGGGGGACGCCGCGCCGTCCAAGGTCGTGGAGATCCGCCGCTCGCTGCGCACGAACTACACGCCGCACCTGGCGGACCTGAAGGGCGGCCGCTTCGGGTTCCTGCCCATCGTGTGGGTCGGCATCGTGCTCGCGATGCTCCAGCAGTTCGTGGGCATCAACGTCATCTTCTACTACTCCAGCGTCCTCTGGCAGGCGGTGGGCTTCTCCGAGCACAACTCGCTGGCCATCACCGTCATCACCAGCGTCACCAACATCCTCACCACGCTGGTGGCCATCGCGTTCGTGGATCGGGTGGGAAGAAAGCCCCTGCTGATCATCGGCTCCGTGGGCATGGCGCTCACCCTGGGCCTGATGGCGTACCTCTTCGGCACCGCGCCGCTGGATGCCGCGGGCAAGCCCGTCCTCCAGGGCGCTGCAGGCACCACCGCGCTCATCGCCGCCAACCTCTACGTCGTCTTCTTCGGCTTCTCATGGGGCCCCGTCGTCTGGGTGCTGTTGGGAGAGATGTTCCCCAACAGCATCCGCGCGCTCGCGCTGTCCATCGCGGCCATGGCGCAGTGGCTGGCCAACTTCCTGGTGTCCGCCACGTTCCCGTCGCTGCAGGCCATGGGCCTGGGCTGGGCGTACGGCCTGTATGCCGCGGCCGCCGTGTTCTCCGTCTTCTTCGCCGCGAAGTTCATCCGCGAGACGAAGGGTCGGGAGCTGGAACAGATGTAG
- a CDS encoding sigma-54-dependent Fis family transcriptional regulator produces the protein MSAASPEPCDRLSPAPFSLPPLPAAMPSSPPDVSQVLLPLGGLVGREVDLDAFLQTLVDRIAITLQADRGTLWLLDPVRRELFSRAAHLPEVAQIRVKLGQGVAGYVAEAGEPVHVPDPRGERRFFADIDRMTGYRTISLAAVPLRDAAGAVYGVLQVLNRLGGGPFTEDDTRKLTDIAAQVSTALQSTSLYQELQRAKDQPQAPVGYFFNRIIGEAPPLKALYRLVQKAAPTDATVLLRGESGCGKELFARAIHVNGPRRDKPFVKVDCAALPAALIENELFGHEKGAFTGADHRVPGKFEAADGGTVFIDELGELPQAVQGKLLRVLQDREFERVGGTQAVKVDVRIVAATHRDLPRMVAEGRFREDLYYRIKVVELLLPPLRERGAEDIERLARHFVATAAKRHRLPVPRLGATALARLKRYRWPGNVRELENCIESAVVLSEGEILEEHLPLPSLDRAASSAESTAPETPAAAPDAPLLLPLAEVERRHILRVLEAVKGNRTAAARTLEIGRNTLARKLKEYGLADEG, from the coding sequence ATGAGCGCCGCGAGCCCGGAGCCGTGCGATAGACTGTCTCCAGCGCCCTTCTCACTTCCGCCGCTGCCCGCCGCCATGCCCTCGTCCCCGCCGGATGTGTCCCAGGTCCTGCTCCCCCTTGGCGGCCTCGTCGGGCGCGAGGTGGACCTGGACGCCTTCCTCCAGACGCTCGTGGACCGCATCGCCATCACGCTCCAGGCGGACCGGGGCACGCTGTGGCTGTTGGACCCGGTGCGCCGCGAGCTGTTCAGCCGCGCGGCGCACCTGCCGGAGGTCGCGCAGATCCGCGTGAAGCTGGGCCAGGGCGTGGCGGGCTACGTGGCGGAGGCCGGCGAGCCCGTGCACGTGCCGGATCCGCGCGGCGAGCGCCGCTTCTTCGCGGACATCGACCGGATGACGGGCTACCGCACCATCAGCCTGGCCGCGGTGCCGCTGCGCGACGCGGCGGGCGCCGTGTACGGCGTGCTCCAGGTGCTCAACCGCCTGGGCGGTGGCCCCTTCACGGAGGACGACACCCGGAAGCTCACCGACATCGCGGCCCAGGTGAGCACCGCCCTCCAGAGCACCAGCCTCTACCAGGAGCTCCAGCGCGCGAAGGATCAGCCGCAGGCCCCGGTGGGCTACTTCTTCAACCGCATCATCGGAGAAGCCCCGCCGCTCAAGGCCCTCTACCGTCTGGTGCAGAAGGCCGCGCCCACGGACGCCACCGTGCTGCTGCGCGGGGAGAGCGGCTGCGGCAAGGAGCTCTTCGCGCGCGCCATCCACGTCAACGGCCCCCGCCGTGACAAGCCCTTCGTGAAGGTGGACTGCGCGGCCCTGCCCGCCGCCCTCATCGAGAACGAGCTCTTCGGCCACGAGAAGGGCGCCTTCACCGGCGCCGACCACCGCGTGCCCGGCAAGTTCGAGGCGGCCGACGGAGGCACCGTCTTCATCGACGAGCTGGGCGAGCTGCCCCAGGCCGTGCAGGGCAAGCTGCTGCGCGTGCTGCAGGACCGCGAGTTCGAACGCGTGGGCGGCACGCAGGCCGTCAAGGTGGACGTGCGCATCGTCGCGGCCACCCACCGCGACCTGCCGCGCATGGTGGCGGAGGGCCGGTTCCGCGAGGACCTCTACTACCGCATCAAGGTCGTGGAGCTGCTCCTGCCCCCGCTGCGCGAGCGCGGCGCGGAGGACATCGAGCGGCTCGCCCGCCACTTCGTCGCCACCGCCGCGAAGCGCCACCGCCTGCCCGTGCCCCGCCTCGGCGCCACCGCGCTCGCCAGGCTCAAGCGCTACCGCTGGCCCGGCAACGTGCGCGAGCTGGAGAACTGCATCGAAAGCGCCGTGGTGCTGTCCGAGGGCGAGATCCTGGAGGAGCACCTGCCCCTGCCCTCCCTGGACCGGGCGGCCTCCTCCGCGGAGTCCACCGCGCCGGAAACTCCCGCCGCAGCGCCGGACGCGCCGCTCCTCCTTCCGCTGGCGGAGGTGGAGCGCCGCCACATCCTGCGCGTGCTGGAGGCCGTGAAGGGCAACCGCACCGCGGCGGCGCGCACGCTGGAGATCGGCCGCAACACGCTCGCCCGCAAGCTCAAGGAGTACGGCCTGGCGGACGAGGGCTGA
- a CDS encoding MBL fold metallo-hydrolase, giving the protein MEIRFFGVRGSIAVSGSRIGGNTACVEVTSQGERLILDAGTGIRTLGEVMMREGAPQKATMFFSHLHWDHVQGFPFFTPAYLPTTSLTMYGPGANGAQALESTLSQQMRPPQFPVPLSTMRSKMTFGAALHGRTVEVGPFKVTPIDVPHPDGCMAYRVEADGHSFVYATDVELPERLTSDVARHFEGADALCLDAQYTPDEYEGRKGMSKKGWGHSTMMDAAKVAKDLHAGRLFLFHHDPSHADELLEDMAQQARGLFPFTEPAREGQRMLLGRAAGA; this is encoded by the coding sequence ATGGAAATCCGCTTCTTTGGCGTTCGGGGCAGCATTGCGGTGTCGGGCTCGCGCATTGGTGGCAACACGGCGTGCGTGGAGGTGACGAGCCAGGGCGAGCGGCTGATCCTCGACGCGGGCACGGGCATCCGGACGTTGGGCGAGGTCATGATGCGCGAGGGCGCTCCGCAGAAGGCGACGATGTTCTTCTCGCACCTGCACTGGGATCACGTGCAGGGCTTCCCCTTCTTCACGCCCGCGTACCTGCCCACCACGTCGCTGACGATGTACGGCCCCGGCGCGAATGGTGCCCAGGCGCTGGAGTCCACGCTGTCCCAGCAGATGCGCCCGCCGCAGTTCCCGGTGCCGCTGTCCACCATGCGCTCGAAGATGACCTTCGGCGCCGCGCTGCACGGCCGCACCGTGGAGGTGGGCCCCTTCAAGGTGACGCCCATCGACGTGCCGCACCCGGACGGCTGCATGGCGTACCGCGTGGAGGCGGACGGCCACTCCTTCGTGTACGCCACGGACGTGGAGCTGCCGGAGCGCCTCACGTCGGACGTGGCCCGCCACTTCGAGGGCGCGGACGCGCTGTGCCTGGACGCGCAGTACACGCCTGACGAGTACGAGGGCAGGAAGGGCATGTCCAAGAAGGGCTGGGGCCACTCGACGATGATGGACGCGGCCAAGGTGGCCAAGGACCTGCACGCCGGGCGCCTCTTCCTCTTCCACCACGACCCGTCCCACGCGGACGAGCTGCTGGAGGACATGGCGCAGCAGGCGCGCGGCCTGTTCCCCTTCACCGAGCCCGCGCGGGAAGGCCAGCGCATGCTCCTGGGCCGCGCGGCGGGCGCATGA